One genomic region from Rosa rugosa chromosome 1, drRosRugo1.1, whole genome shotgun sequence encodes:
- the LOC133718608 gene encoding uncharacterized protein LOC133718608 isoform X2 produces MEDVLFQKPKAAVLAPFHHSVLDDGGISNLVLGYAHCGMVAAARWIAQLSTPCLLKALGEYPEYTVKGVFVLIQVRDGLEKWKSKSLLAVEHWICRDMPPIYGATS; encoded by the exons ATGGAAGATGTCCTTTTTCAGAAGCCCAAGGCTGCGGTTC TGGCCCCTTTCCACCATTCGGTTTTGGATGATGGTGGAATAAGCAACTTAGTCCTAGGATATGCTCACTGTGGGATGGTTGCTGCAGCCCGTTGGATTGCTCAGCTCAGTACTCCTTGCTTGCTTAAGGCTCTTGGTGAATATCCTGAGTATACAGTAAAG GGAGTGTTCGTCCTGATACAAGTCAG aGATGGGCTAGAGAAGTGGAAGAGCAAAAGCTTATTGGCAGTGGAGCACTGGATTTGCAGGGACATGCCTCCAATATATGGAGCAACCAGCTGA
- the LOC133718608 gene encoding uncharacterized protein LOC133718608 isoform X1 — protein sequence MEDVLFQKPKAALLKPAFTILCDKDSKCFLMLIRGTHSIKDTLTATTGAVAPFHHSVLDDGGISNLVLGYAHCGMVAAARWIAQLSTPCLLKALGEYPEYTVKGVFVLIQVRDGLEKWKSKSLLAVEHWICRDMPPIYGATS from the exons ATGGAAGATGTCCTTTTTCAGAAGCCCAAGGCTGCG CTTCTGAAGCCTGCGTTCACCATTCTATGTGATAAAGATTCAAAATGCTTTCTTATGTTGATACGTGGTACACATAGTATCAAAGATACACTAACTGCCACAACTGGTGCAGTGGCCCCTTTCCACCATTCGGTTTTGGATGATGGTGGAATAAGCAACTTAGTCCTAGGATATGCTCACTGTGGGATGGTTGCTGCAGCCCGTTGGATTGCTCAGCTCAGTACTCCTTGCTTGCTTAAGGCTCTTGGTGAATATCCTGAGTATACAGTAAAG GGAGTGTTCGTCCTGATACAAGTCAG aGATGGGCTAGAGAAGTGGAAGAGCAAAAGCTTATTGGCAGTGGAGCACTGGATTTGCAGGGACATGCCTCCAATATATGGAGCAACCAGCTGA
- the LOC133727279 gene encoding UPF0481 protein At3g47200-like: MANGGKDHSVIMIGAGKTEWQLHPSAGNEACCIFRVPQCLAEIHPKTYQPHVVSIGPYHYGKPHLQMMQEHKQRYLGDLLARTASTGPKLDEYLQAVESREKDIRDCYSENIKFGSGDLVEIMVLDGLFIIELFCKEFKGLVSQPQSHGDDPIFNLAWVKPNLIRDLLRLENQIPFFVLQILFDKSKALRNDSQLSLSKLALQFISYAVERLEKVLNQQFEAKNLLDLVRLSFAPQPLDHPSHPPPDKKLKNTPSLLLSISPARTPLKGIKSNAWEAVKKLLAGIKWKTQKADTVQSEETPLEGESVQLIKSARKLYKSGIKFKTVAGRSSLDIKFRNGVLKIPNILLDDLRADLFLNFVAFEQHRYFLCPSRHITSYAAFMSCLIRTPEDATFLRDKDIIDNYLGTDEEVANFFRTLGKDVTFDIDESYLCKLFKDVNKYQRNVLHVTWGEFKFKYFDSPWSFVSALAAVIVLLLTVLQTFYTVHEYSHPQQSG; this comes from the coding sequence ATGGCGAATGGAGGAAAAGATCATTCTGTCATTATGATTGGAGCAGGGAAAACAGAGTGGCAACTTCACCCATCAGCTGGAAACGAGGCTTGTTGCATCTTCAGAGTTCCCCAATGCCTTGCGGAAATACACCCCAAGACCTACCAGCCTCACGTAGTCTCCATCGGCCCTTACCACTATGGAAAACCACATCTGCAGATGATGCAGGAGCACAAACAGAGATATCTTGGCGATCTGCTTGCTCGAACAGCATCAACTGGCCCGAAACTTGATGAGTACCTGCAGGCTGTTGAATCAAGGGAAAAAGATATAAGAGATTGCTATTCGGAGAACATCAAGTTTGGCAGCGGCGATCTAGTTGAGATAATGGTGCTAGACGGTCTCTTCATTATCGAACTCTTCTGCAAAGAATTCAAAGGACTAGTATCACAACCACAGAGTCATGGTGACGATCCGATTTTTAACTTGGCATGGGTGAAGCCTAATCTCATACGAGATCTCCTCCGGTTGGAGAACCaaattcctttctttgttcttcaaatcTTGTTTGATAAATCAAAAGCTTTGAGAAACGATAGTCAATTGTCTCTTTCCAAGCTCGCTTTGCAATTCATCAGTTACGCAGTAGAAAGACTGGAAAAGGTCTTAAACCAGCAATTTGAAGCCAAAAATTTGCTTGATTTAGTGCGATTGAGTTTTGCACCTCAACCTCTTGATCATCCATCTCATCCACCTCCAGACAAGAAGCTGAAAAACACTCCTTCCTTACTCCTATCAATCTCACCTGCAAGAACACCTCTGAAAGGCATCAAGTCGAACGCATGGGAGGCGGTGAAAAAGTTACTAGCAGGAATTAAATGGAAGACACAGAAGGCAGACACTGTCCAATCAGAAGAAACACCTCTCGAAGGCGAGTCAGTTCAATTGATTAAATCAGCAAGAAAGCTCTATAAGTCTGGAATTAAGTTCAAGACCGTGGCGGGAAGGAGCTCCTTGGACATCAAATTTCGCAATGGAGTACTCAAAATCCCAAACATATTACTAGATGATCTTCGTGCCGATTTATTTCTAAATTTTGTTGCATTTGAACAGCACCGATACTTCCTTTGCCCATCAAGGCACATAACCAGTTATGCAGCATTCATGAGTTGCCTCATCCGCACACCTGAGGACGCAACATTTCTCCGCGATAAAGACATTATTGACAACTATCTTGGAACCGACGAGGAAGTTGCCAATTTCTTTAGAACCTTAGGTAAAGATGTGACTTTTGATATTGATGAGAGCTATCTATGCAAGTTGTTCAAAGATGTGAACAAGTACCAGAGAAATGTTTTGCACGTGACATGGGGAGAGTTCAAATTCAAGTACTTTGATTCCCCCTGGTCTTTCGTATCTGCTTTAGCTGCTGTCATTGTTCTACTGCTTACCGTACTTCAGACCTTCTATACTGTTCATGAGTATTCCCATCCACAACAGTCTGGCTGA